A genome region from Nocardiopsis exhalans includes the following:
- a CDS encoding response regulator transcription factor — translation MRILVVEDDDRVARGLVTALRAASFDVQRVATAERALSAPAADVVLLDLGLPDADGIDLLRKLRQRPQTAIIAVTARSEERDRVRGLRAGADDYVVKPFGVAELLARIEAVLRRTRSARAEPEREDPPLRVGPLTLDVNSREARVEGEPLPLTRKEFDLLRLLVERAPRVVARDQILDQVWGAAWEASSRTLDTHIASLRAKVGAVPRIRTVRGVGYMLDEV, via the coding sequence ATGCGTATTCTCGTGGTCGAGGACGATGACCGGGTGGCCCGCGGGTTGGTGACCGCGCTCCGGGCGGCCTCCTTTGACGTGCAGCGGGTGGCCACGGCCGAGCGGGCGCTTTCGGCGCCGGCGGCCGATGTGGTCCTGCTCGACCTCGGGTTGCCCGACGCCGACGGGATCGACCTGTTGCGCAAGCTCCGGCAGCGGCCGCAGACGGCGATCATCGCGGTGACCGCGCGGAGCGAGGAGCGGGACCGGGTGCGCGGGTTGCGGGCGGGTGCCGATGATTACGTGGTCAAGCCCTTCGGCGTCGCCGAGTTGCTCGCGCGGATCGAAGCGGTACTGCGGCGGACGCGGTCGGCGCGTGCCGAACCCGAGCGGGAGGACCCGCCGTTGCGGGTCGGGCCGCTCACGCTCGACGTCAACTCCCGGGAAGCGCGGGTGGAGGGCGAACCGCTCCCGTTGACGCGCAAGGAGTTCGATCTGCTGCGTCTGCTGGTGGAGCGTGCGCCCAGGGTGGTGGCCCGGGACCAGATCCTCGACCAGGTGTGGGGCGCCGCGTGGGAGGCCTCCTCGCGGACCCTGGACACCCATATCGCCTCGCTGCGCGCCAAGGTCGGTGCGGTGCCGCGGATCCGTACGGTGCGCGGGGTCGGCTACATGCTCGACGAGGTCTGA
- a CDS encoding SLC13 family permease — MATPQGVDAPDTSSVKREERSSHVMTRGRIVGLALGPVLALVIYLLMPEMPLPLGDGETEEVLSVNGAVVAAITAWIATWWATEAIPIPVTSLLPLVLFPLMVDGTAIGDVAPSYGSDTIFLFMGGFMLALAMQKWNLHKRIALTIVSRVGSNTVGLIGGFMIATGFISMWVSNTATAVMMLPVGLSVIALIAQFRGGRTDANFATALMLGIAYAASIGSVSTLIGTPPNVLMVGYLNDIHDIQIGFGQWMMAGVPLAVIFMLIAWFVLTRLFKPSIRKVEGAQELIRDELDQMGRMSRGEKLVLAIFAFAALSWIFVPMIADIERVASVAPWLGSVSDAGIAMTVAVLLFVIPVDKRTQLLDWDTAVKLPWGVLLLFGGGLAISAQFTNSGLSSWIGGQVSFLSGVPVWVLIMAVAALVLFLTELTSNTATAATFLPIMGGVAMGMDVDVLALVVPVALAATMAFMLPVATPPNAIAFGSGYVKIGEMIRGGVWLNLAALLCVLATMYGLMTWALGISL, encoded by the coding sequence ATGGCGACCCCGCAGGGAGTCGACGCCCCCGACACGTCGTCGGTCAAACGCGAGGAGAGGTCCTCGCACGTCATGACCCGCGGCCGGATCGTCGGCCTCGCCCTGGGCCCGGTGCTCGCCCTGGTGATCTACCTCCTCATGCCGGAGATGCCGCTGCCGCTCGGTGACGGCGAGACCGAGGAGGTCCTGTCGGTCAACGGAGCGGTGGTCGCGGCGATCACCGCCTGGATCGCCACCTGGTGGGCGACCGAGGCGATCCCGATCCCGGTGACCTCACTGCTTCCGCTGGTGCTCTTCCCCCTCATGGTGGACGGCACGGCCATCGGCGACGTGGCCCCCTCCTACGGATCCGACACGATCTTCCTCTTCATGGGCGGCTTCATGCTCGCCCTGGCCATGCAGAAGTGGAACCTCCACAAGCGCATCGCCCTCACGATCGTCTCCAGGGTCGGATCGAACACGGTCGGCCTGATCGGTGGCTTCATGATCGCCACCGGCTTCATCTCCATGTGGGTGTCCAACACCGCCACAGCCGTGATGATGCTGCCGGTCGGCCTCTCCGTCATCGCGCTGATCGCCCAGTTCCGGGGCGGCCGCACGGACGCGAACTTCGCCACCGCCCTCATGCTGGGCATCGCCTACGCCGCCTCCATCGGCTCCGTCTCCACCCTCATCGGAACCCCGCCCAACGTCCTGATGGTCGGCTACCTCAACGACATCCACGACATCCAGATCGGCTTCGGCCAGTGGATGATGGCCGGCGTGCCGCTGGCGGTCATCTTCATGCTCATCGCGTGGTTCGTGCTCACCCGCCTCTTCAAGCCGTCCATCAGGAAGGTCGAGGGGGCACAGGAGCTCATCCGCGACGAGCTCGACCAGATGGGGCGGATGTCCCGCGGTGAGAAGCTGGTCCTCGCGATCTTCGCCTTCGCCGCGCTGTCCTGGATCTTCGTCCCGATGATCGCCGACATCGAGCGGGTGGCCTCCGTCGCGCCGTGGCTCGGCAGTGTGAGCGACGCCGGCATCGCGATGACCGTCGCCGTCCTGCTCTTCGTCATCCCGGTGGACAAGAGGACCCAGCTGCTCGACTGGGACACCGCGGTCAAGCTCCCCTGGGGCGTCCTGCTGCTCTTCGGCGGCGGCCTGGCCATCTCCGCCCAGTTCACCAACTCCGGCCTGAGCTCCTGGATCGGCGGGCAGGTCTCCTTCCTGTCTGGCGTGCCCGTCTGGGTGCTGATCATGGCTGTCGCCGCACTCGTCCTCTTCCTCACCGAGCTCACCAGCAACACGGCCACGGCGGCGACCTTCCTGCCGATCATGGGCGGTGTGGCGATGGGTATGGACGTCGACGTCCTCGCCCTGGTGGTCCCGGTCGCGCTCGCCGCCACCATGGCCTTCATGCTCCCGGTGGCGACCCCGCCGAACGCGATCGCCTTCGGCTCGGGCTACGTCAAGATCGGCGAGATGATCAGAGGCGGAGTGTGGCTCAACCTGGCCGCCCTCCTGTGCGTCTTGGCCACCATGTACGGGCTGATGACCTGGGCCCTGGGGATCTCCCTGTAG
- a CDS encoding TAXI family TRAP transporter solute-binding subunit gives MRPTGPTRRAALLGAAGALTSVVVGGCTRSPAPGLSRIVIATGPPGAVYREIGGELARLLDERMPDQEVVTVETGASHDNLILLDAGEAHLGLSSLDSSLDTDVAAPGSMVSAVGRLYDSFVHLVVTQESPVRRLADLEGRRVSIGAVNSGTEFTVDEIIDVTGVRPEVVRLDQADSAQALDSGEIDAMFSLTGLPTPAIAELAELRALRLVDLAETADQMASVYPEAYFPATIPATTYTGIAACPTMSIPNLLLCRNDLPDDLVYVVTDSVYTGASRVAEQRPEAAQINVRTGISTGVVPLHPGAESWYRDNKPASQGSDTPPPG, from the coding sequence ATGCGACCGACAGGACCCACCAGACGGGCCGCCCTCCTGGGCGCCGCCGGAGCCCTCACCTCGGTCGTCGTGGGCGGTTGCACACGCAGCCCCGCCCCCGGGCTCAGCCGGATCGTGATCGCCACCGGGCCGCCGGGAGCCGTCTACCGGGAGATCGGCGGGGAGCTGGCCCGACTACTCGACGAACGGATGCCCGACCAAGAGGTCGTCACCGTGGAGACCGGAGCCTCCCACGACAACCTGATCCTCCTGGACGCGGGCGAAGCCCACCTCGGGCTGTCCAGCCTCGACTCCAGCCTGGACACCGACGTCGCCGCCCCGGGATCGATGGTCAGCGCGGTGGGCCGACTCTACGACAGCTTCGTGCACCTGGTCGTGACCCAGGAGTCCCCGGTCCGGCGGCTGGCTGACCTGGAGGGCCGGAGGGTGTCGATCGGCGCCGTCAACTCCGGCACCGAGTTCACCGTCGACGAGATCATCGACGTCACCGGTGTTCGGCCCGAGGTGGTCAGGCTCGACCAGGCCGACTCCGCCCAGGCCCTGGACTCCGGTGAGATCGACGCGATGTTCTCCCTGACCGGCCTGCCCACGCCCGCCATCGCCGAACTCGCCGAACTCCGTGCGCTGCGCCTGGTCGACCTGGCCGAAACCGCCGACCAGATGGCATCCGTCTACCCCGAGGCGTACTTCCCGGCGACCATCCCCGCCACGACGTACACAGGTATCGCGGCCTGCCCCACGATGTCCATACCGAACCTGCTCCTGTGCCGCAACGACCTGCCCGACGACCTCGTCTACGTGGTGACCGACAGCGTGTACACGGGCGCCTCCCGGGTGGCCGAACAGCGGCCGGAGGCAGCGCAGATCAACGTGCGCACCGGCATCTCCACCGGCGTCGTACCCCTGCACCCGGGCGCGGAGAGCTGGTACCGGGACAACAAACCCGCCTCTCAGGGGTCCGACACCCCGCCACCGGGCTGA
- a CDS encoding sensor histidine kinase: MLRRLLTILLPVAFVLVVAVLAPLGAVIAQQQTQQVYVDRLADAGRFAALARTALETDRGNALTQEMARYEQLYGIPAVVVAPDGRVVAGSGDRPRMREVVAEAAETGGITAALAGERPEPPTTVWPWESAPLVVAEPIGRDSEVAGVVVLVSPTDELAGAILGTWGWMALFSTLPLALLVSASMPLSRWVLQPIRRLDEATTAVTSGDLDVRVDAESGPPELRRLTDSFNTMVEVVRRALERQRSFVSEASHQLRNPLASLRLSVENLAPYLKSPQAREAHEVAIDETTVMHRMLNSLLAATRLESVTGSEVVEVAGLVDTRVARWKALGESRGIEVTTDLPDHVWAHAPAGGLGSILDELVSNALRLSGGTRIEVRAEDGEQVRIGVLDDGVGLPEEERELALGRFWRSPSHQNTEGTGLGLAIVADLVRESGGRLTLGDGLAQDGRRGFGVVITLPPADPPALEEGSEDD, encoded by the coding sequence GTGCTGCGGCGGCTCCTGACGATCCTGCTGCCGGTCGCCTTCGTGCTGGTCGTGGCGGTGCTGGCACCGCTGGGGGCGGTCATCGCCCAGCAGCAGACCCAGCAGGTCTACGTCGACCGCCTCGCTGACGCGGGGCGGTTCGCGGCACTGGCCCGCACCGCTCTGGAGACCGACCGGGGCAACGCCCTCACCCAGGAGATGGCCCGGTACGAGCAGCTCTACGGCATCCCCGCCGTCGTGGTCGCCCCCGACGGAAGAGTGGTGGCGGGCTCGGGCGACCGTCCCCGGATGCGGGAGGTGGTCGCCGAGGCGGCCGAGACCGGTGGGATCACCGCGGCCCTGGCCGGGGAGCGCCCGGAACCGCCGACCACGGTGTGGCCCTGGGAGTCGGCGCCGCTGGTCGTCGCCGAACCCATCGGTCGGGACAGCGAGGTCGCCGGTGTCGTGGTGCTCGTCTCGCCCACCGACGAGCTGGCAGGGGCCATCCTCGGCACGTGGGGGTGGATGGCGCTGTTCAGTACCCTGCCGTTGGCTCTCCTGGTGTCCGCGTCCATGCCGCTGTCCCGCTGGGTCCTGCAGCCGATCCGCCGACTGGACGAGGCGACCACGGCGGTGACCTCGGGTGACCTGGACGTCCGTGTGGACGCCGAGAGCGGTCCGCCGGAGCTGCGCCGGCTCACGGACTCCTTCAACACGATGGTGGAGGTGGTGCGCCGCGCCCTGGAGCGGCAGCGTTCGTTCGTCTCCGAGGCCTCCCACCAGCTCCGCAACCCGTTGGCCAGCCTGCGGCTCTCGGTGGAGAACCTTGCGCCCTACCTGAAGAGCCCGCAGGCGCGGGAGGCGCACGAGGTGGCGATCGACGAGACCACCGTCATGCACCGCATGCTGAACTCGCTGCTGGCCGCGACCCGGCTGGAGAGCGTGACCGGTTCCGAAGTGGTCGAGGTCGCCGGGCTGGTCGACACCCGGGTGGCGCGCTGGAAGGCGCTGGGTGAGTCCCGCGGTATCGAGGTGACCACGGACCTGCCCGACCACGTGTGGGCGCACGCCCCCGCGGGCGGGTTGGGCAGCATCCTCGACGAGCTGGTCAGCAACGCCCTGCGGCTGTCCGGCGGCACCCGGATCGAGGTGCGCGCCGAGGACGGTGAACAGGTGCGGATCGGGGTGCTCGACGACGGTGTGGGGTTGCCGGAGGAGGAGCGGGAGCTGGCCCTGGGCCGCTTCTGGCGTTCGCCCAGCCACCAGAACACCGAGGGCACCGGGCTGGGGTTGGCGATCGTCGCCGACCTGGTGCGGGAGTCCGGCGGGCGGCTCACCCTGGGCGACGGTCTGGCCCAGGACGGCAGACGCGGGTTCGGTGTGGTGATCACCCTGCCCCCGGCGGATCCTCCGGCCCTTGAGGAGGGCTCGGAGGACGACTGA
- the fxsT gene encoding FxSxx-COOH system tetratricopeptide repeat protein: MDGSRTGIPFGDLGLSATDLADALYLAAVMKRRTDAAPTRYVPRYHAPDTEPLPEEPGGLWSPAADSARGVGGGAVGGRWIETDGDGVVDGDATGPDAAGATVQDAPFLSEGAGLRRGSSALSRQTGQSGAPEQSELETAFAQPVLQDRQRLLSALSPFNLRTPQGPADQIDPEGTARNYARALLDSLQWDERERESAGVPIVPATRRRRLRSVRLTVLVDDGVSMLFQQGVASAFGRMLQDSGVFREVRRLYFDSERTGEPRLVDSRGRVRRIPGPEEPGPRITLVLTGGLGTAWGDREFQSWLADLGTRSAVAVVHLLQPQVWRRGTLRTVPTEIRMSWPAAPGAPNRGYLRERTITEVGEEEAPYGTLIPVLPLWPGALHDWASFVMFRSRSRLWVHTAEFPAREQPHASPPDPPEDAQGGDTVGLAESDWAREVRRFQQSVSPEAFDLAVALAAVPLHPRMVKAVCADVLGGASPSELTEVFFSGLIRQVEEPGTGGGVEGRWRPREARWEFREGVRRELLLLGGRVPEVLRMLWLAAEHLRDLDPWFEELPLLLLGRRPENPRRTPMSRYWMNSMSDALDSVSISSFRFESANITTELTEAQQEHEHHPPRSTARATAPREFGLDSQSSGSAHEDSADVPLRARPRTAPGSTEGSPENPESQFGGENMTDSLASASRPTELAGRSSAGGRPRAATWVQVPHRNASFVGREGLLNSLREQLLRDQQQVITALRGMSGVGKTEMAKEYLYRNAAEYDLICWIPAQHINQVRNSFAHIAASFGIGSAGADNEYIVSEVLEALRQGNRFRRWLLIYDNAQSRAEIQRFLPVGGEGHVIITSRDGSWELPGGYGSMSIREFDRDESIQLLRRRGPRSLTASEAEQLAEELGDLPLALNQAAVWLHESGMSAADYLEQFARKKEEMIRLLEPEDPDYQVPVAAAWNVSLDRLAVTNPGALRLLQLCSFLAASPIPKYVFEFARGIVGPPELVEVLEDPTRLNIAIRAIGRNSLAHIDHQQNSISLHRLVQVAVRAPMTPEERVVLQHCAHQLLGRAGPRGDVADGSPRYADLLPHVWASEAWDCEDPWMRRVVITLCWTGVVRGQAQEIINLCQVTYDTWQRTLGDRHPDTLSMAVQLSRALQRLGRLTEARELCGDTLATMREVMGDDDPEVMEAERENIRNLWLAGRFHDGLIEATASLDRRIRLFGEDDPWTLMMARVVAFNEQLTGFPDRAVRRYEEALRRFEIVQGHEHIRTLGTVNGYAEALMEDGRYQEAERVQADLVERCQVLWDEDDVQLLINIAAWSVMLRRAGHHQEAYEQSRYAWERVVALQGRGSSQALYIAMVHARSLRTIDRFDEALKLAEDVADPYTRLLGERHPYVAAANVNRALIMRRLNRPAEALVLDSSALELMSTTIGNDHPNTLACRVNLANNHFMLGEVGTAREMDEQALTACRTKLGERHPLTLLAERNHLLSRKGLGEDVAEEYAAVRQKYQDVMGPQHPSTRTLDDEVRGDADIYVSLV; encoded by the coding sequence GTGGACGGCAGCCGAACGGGCATCCCGTTCGGTGACCTGGGCCTGTCCGCGACCGACCTGGCCGACGCCCTCTACCTCGCCGCCGTGATGAAACGCCGCACCGACGCCGCACCCACGCGCTACGTGCCCCGGTATCACGCACCCGACACCGAACCGCTGCCGGAGGAGCCCGGGGGGCTCTGGTCCCCGGCCGCCGACAGCGCCCGGGGCGTCGGCGGTGGAGCCGTGGGCGGGAGATGGATCGAGACCGACGGTGACGGGGTTGTCGACGGGGACGCCACCGGCCCGGACGCCGCGGGCGCGACGGTTCAGGACGCCCCTTTCCTCAGCGAGGGGGCCGGCCTGCGGCGGGGATCTTCGGCGCTCTCCAGGCAGACGGGACAGTCAGGGGCGCCGGAACAGTCCGAACTGGAGACGGCCTTCGCCCAGCCCGTACTCCAGGACCGGCAGCGCTTGCTCTCCGCCCTCAGCCCCTTCAATCTCAGAACCCCGCAGGGTCCGGCCGACCAGATCGACCCGGAGGGCACAGCCCGCAACTACGCCCGCGCGCTCCTGGACAGCCTCCAGTGGGACGAACGGGAACGTGAGTCCGCGGGGGTTCCGATCGTTCCGGCCACCCGCCGCCGACGCCTGCGTTCCGTGCGGCTGACCGTGCTCGTCGACGACGGCGTCTCCATGCTCTTCCAGCAGGGGGTGGCCAGCGCCTTCGGCCGGATGCTCCAGGACAGCGGGGTCTTCCGTGAGGTGCGTCGGCTGTACTTCGACTCCGAGCGCACGGGTGAGCCCCGGTTGGTGGATTCCCGGGGGCGGGTCCGCCGGATTCCCGGACCGGAGGAGCCCGGGCCTCGGATCACCCTGGTCCTGACCGGCGGACTCGGTACCGCCTGGGGCGACCGGGAGTTCCAGTCCTGGCTCGCGGACCTGGGCACCCGGAGCGCGGTCGCGGTCGTGCACCTGCTGCAGCCGCAGGTGTGGCGGCGCGGCACCCTGCGCACCGTCCCCACCGAGATCCGGATGTCCTGGCCCGCGGCTCCGGGCGCACCCAACCGCGGCTACCTGCGTGAACGTACGATCACCGAGGTCGGCGAGGAGGAGGCGCCCTACGGAACCCTCATCCCGGTCCTGCCGCTGTGGCCCGGGGCGCTGCACGACTGGGCCTCGTTCGTGATGTTCCGGAGCAGGTCCCGACTGTGGGTGCACACGGCCGAGTTCCCGGCCCGGGAGCAGCCGCACGCATCGCCCCCCGACCCACCCGAGGACGCCCAGGGCGGCGACACGGTCGGACTCGCGGAGTCCGACTGGGCGCGGGAGGTGCGCCGCTTCCAGCAGAGCGTCAGCCCCGAGGCCTTCGACCTGGCTGTGGCCCTGGCCGCGGTACCGCTCCACCCGCGCATGGTGAAGGCGGTCTGCGCGGACGTCCTGGGCGGAGCCTCTCCCTCCGAACTCACGGAGGTGTTCTTCAGCGGCCTGATCCGTCAGGTGGAGGAGCCCGGTACGGGCGGGGGTGTTGAAGGCAGGTGGCGCCCGCGTGAGGCCCGGTGGGAGTTCCGTGAGGGCGTCCGGCGCGAGCTGCTACTGCTCGGCGGACGGGTGCCCGAGGTGCTCCGGATGCTGTGGTTGGCCGCGGAGCACCTGCGCGACCTCGACCCGTGGTTCGAGGAGCTTCCCCTGCTGCTGCTCGGACGCAGACCGGAGAACCCGCGCCGGACCCCCATGTCGCGTTATTGGATGAATTCGATGTCCGATGCGTTGGATTCTGTATCCATATCCAGTTTCCGATTCGAATCGGCCAATATCACCACAGAACTTACCGAGGCCCAGCAGGAACACGAACACCACCCTCCCCGTTCCACCGCCAGGGCAACGGCCCCCCGCGAGTTTGGTCTAGACTCGCAATCGTCCGGGTCTGCGCATGAGGATTCTGCGGATGTTCCCTTGAGGGCGCGTCCCAGAACGGCCCCGGGGAGCACGGAGGGAAGCCCGGAAAATCCCGAGAGCCAGTTTGGTGGGGAAAACATGACAGATTCTCTCGCTTCGGCCTCCAGGCCCACCGAGCTTGCCGGTCGGTCCTCGGCGGGAGGGCGCCCGCGGGCCGCGACCTGGGTCCAGGTCCCGCACCGCAACGCCTCCTTCGTGGGGCGTGAGGGACTGCTGAACTCACTTCGCGAACAGCTCCTTCGGGATCAGCAGCAGGTCATCACCGCTCTTCGTGGCATGTCCGGTGTCGGCAAGACGGAGATGGCGAAGGAGTACCTCTATCGTAACGCCGCCGAGTACGATTTGATTTGCTGGATTCCAGCCCAGCACATCAACCAGGTTCGTAATTCCTTCGCGCACATAGCGGCCAGCTTCGGTATCGGTAGTGCCGGCGCTGACAATGAGTACATTGTCAGCGAGGTGCTGGAGGCCCTGCGTCAGGGAAATCGTTTTCGCCGTTGGCTCCTCATCTACGACAATGCGCAGTCCCGGGCGGAAATCCAGAGATTTCTTCCTGTCGGGGGCGAGGGGCACGTGATCATCACTTCTCGGGATGGAAGCTGGGAGCTTCCAGGGGGCTACGGCTCCATGTCCATCCGGGAGTTCGACCGGGATGAGAGCATCCAGCTGCTGCGCAGGCGCGGTCCCCGGTCGCTCACCGCTAGCGAGGCCGAACAGCTGGCCGAGGAGCTCGGTGACCTGCCCCTGGCGCTCAACCAGGCGGCGGTCTGGCTGCACGAGAGCGGTATGTCCGCAGCCGACTACCTCGAACAGTTCGCCCGCAAGAAAGAGGAGATGATCCGTCTCCTGGAGCCGGAGGACCCGGACTACCAGGTCCCGGTGGCGGCGGCCTGGAACGTCTCCCTGGACCGGCTGGCGGTGACCAACCCGGGTGCCCTGCGACTGCTCCAGCTCTGCTCCTTCCTGGCGGCGTCACCCATCCCCAAGTACGTCTTCGAGTTCGCCCGGGGGATCGTGGGGCCACCGGAACTGGTGGAGGTGCTGGAAGACCCCACCAGGCTGAACATCGCGATCCGTGCGATCGGCCGCAACAGCCTCGCGCACATCGACCACCAGCAGAACAGCATCTCCCTGCACCGACTGGTCCAGGTGGCGGTGCGGGCCCCGATGACCCCTGAGGAGAGGGTCGTGCTCCAGCACTGCGCCCACCAGCTCCTGGGTCGCGCCGGTCCTCGGGGCGATGTCGCCGATGGCAGCCCCCGCTACGCCGACCTGCTTCCGCACGTGTGGGCCTCCGAGGCCTGGGACTGCGAGGACCCGTGGATGCGTCGGGTGGTCATCACGCTCTGCTGGACCGGTGTGGTGCGCGGCCAGGCCCAGGAGATCATCAACCTGTGCCAGGTCACCTACGACACCTGGCAGCGGACGCTCGGTGACCGGCACCCCGACACCCTCTCCATGGCGGTTCAGCTCTCCCGTGCCCTTCAGCGGCTGGGACGTCTGACCGAGGCACGGGAACTGTGCGGGGACACCCTGGCGACCATGCGTGAGGTCATGGGAGACGACGACCCGGAGGTCATGGAGGCCGAACGCGAGAACATTCGCAACCTGTGGCTGGCCGGGCGCTTCCACGACGGACTGATCGAGGCCACAGCCAGCCTGGACCGACGGATCCGTCTGTTCGGTGAGGACGATCCGTGGACCCTCATGATGGCCCGTGTGGTGGCCTTCAACGAACAGCTCACCGGTTTTCCGGACCGTGCCGTGCGCAGGTACGAGGAAGCGCTGCGGCGGTTCGAGATCGTTCAGGGGCACGAACACATCAGGACTCTGGGTACCGTCAACGGTTACGCCGAGGCGCTCATGGAGGACGGGCGCTATCAGGAGGCCGAGCGGGTCCAGGCCGACCTGGTGGAGCGCTGCCAGGTGCTGTGGGACGAGGACGACGTCCAGCTGCTGATCAACATCGCCGCCTGGTCGGTGATGCTGCGCCGGGCCGGACACCACCAGGAGGCCTACGAGCAGTCCAGGTACGCCTGGGAACGCGTCGTGGCACTCCAGGGGCGAGGCAGCAGTCAAGCGCTGTACATCGCCATGGTGCACGCCCGGTCACTACGGACGATCGACCGCTTCGACGAGGCGCTCAAACTGGCGGAGGACGTGGCCGACCCCTACACGCGGCTCCTGGGGGAGCGCCACCCGTACGTGGCCGCCGCCAACGTGAACCGAGCTCTCATCATGCGTCGCCTCAACCGGCCAGCGGAGGCACTGGTACTGGACAGTTCGGCCCTGGAACTGATGTCCACGACGATCGGTAACGACCACCCGAATACCTTGGCCTGCCGGGTCAACCTGGCCAACAACCATTTCATGCTGGGGGAGGTCGGGACCGCTCGGGAGATGGACGAGCAGGCTCTGACCGCCTGCCGGACCAAGCTGGGGGAGAGGCACCCCCTGACCCTGCTGGCCGAGCGCAACCACCTGCTCAGCCGCAAGGGCCTGGGCGAGGACGTGGCCGAGGAGTATGCGGCCGTCCGACAGAAGTACCAGGACGTCATGGGGCCGCAGCACCCGTCCACCCGCACCCTGGACGACGAGGTGCGCGGGGACGCTGACATCTACGTCAGCCTGGTCTGA
- a CDS encoding AAA family ATPase, with amino-acid sequence MSTEPGATDSAREVPEWWIFHGTGQPRGHLDLASQLPPPPPWRTYSGTPDPAPPPPDEDSGRYLGPARSLGFAVPLGPNRLQLLDKVNAAIHLRRPLLLVGPPGVGKSSLAHQIARELKLGRLLRWAVTSRATAADGLYTYDPLTQIHDLNLENTRNRTRGLTDLRYSKEATRTGAETEAHLSSSAKSIGRYLTLGPLGTAFLPRKLPRVLLIDDFDLGDFDLSGDLLDLFENGGYRIPELARLANVAESIEVGTDDPGRRVEVPGGEVLCSAFPIIVLTCNTDRDLPPAFLRRCIPVRVGMPDESELMAAVAGHFRGTPPTGTRELITRFLEAGRDGDRLALDQLLNAVYLLSETTQQQAGPTSDQVDHLAELLWHRLTDNPE; translated from the coding sequence ATGAGCACAGAACCAGGGGCGACCGACTCCGCTCGGGAGGTGCCGGAGTGGTGGATCTTCCACGGAACCGGCCAGCCGCGCGGCCACCTCGACCTGGCGTCACAGTTACCGCCCCCACCCCCCTGGCGGACCTACTCCGGCACCCCCGACCCGGCCCCACCGCCCCCTGACGAGGACAGCGGCCGCTACCTCGGCCCGGCTCGCTCCCTGGGGTTCGCGGTACCGCTCGGCCCCAACCGCCTTCAGTTACTGGACAAGGTGAACGCCGCCATCCACCTGCGGCGCCCCCTGCTGCTCGTGGGCCCGCCCGGGGTCGGCAAGTCCAGCCTGGCCCACCAGATCGCCCGGGAACTGAAACTGGGCCGCCTGCTGCGCTGGGCGGTCACCAGCAGGGCCACCGCGGCGGACGGGCTGTACACCTACGACCCGCTCACCCAGATCCACGACCTCAACCTGGAGAACACCAGGAACAGGACGCGCGGCCTCACTGACCTCCGCTACTCGAAAGAGGCAACCCGGACCGGCGCGGAGACCGAGGCGCACCTGAGCAGCAGCGCCAAGTCCATCGGCCGCTATCTGACCCTCGGCCCGCTGGGCACCGCCTTCCTCCCCCGCAAACTCCCCCGCGTCCTACTGATCGACGACTTCGACCTCGGCGACTTCGACCTCTCCGGCGACCTCCTCGACCTGTTCGAGAACGGCGGCTACCGGATCCCCGAACTGGCCCGACTGGCCAACGTGGCCGAGTCGATCGAGGTCGGCACCGACGACCCCGGGCGGCGAGTTGAGGTCCCGGGCGGCGAGGTCCTCTGCTCGGCCTTTCCGATCATCGTGCTGACCTGCAACACCGACCGGGACCTCCCGCCAGCCTTTCTGCGCCGTTGCATCCCGGTGCGGGTCGGCATGCCGGACGAGTCCGAACTGATGGCCGCCGTCGCCGGACACTTCCGGGGCACCCCGCCCACCGGCACCCGGGAACTGATCACCCGCTTCCTGGAGGCGGGCCGCGACGGGGACCGACTGGCCCTGGACCAACTCCTGAACGCGGTCTACCTGCTCTCCGAGACCACACAGCAGCAAGCGGGCCCGACGAGCGACCAAGTGGACCACCTGGCCGAACTCCTGTGGCACCGGCTCACGGACAACCCTGAATGA
- a CDS encoding DUF397 domain-containing protein: MKGLGTDLGRWRKSSYSADQGNCVETALRDSGEVRLRDSSRPNDTTLGFGPCEWTALLQHVMGG; this comes from the coding sequence GTGAAGGGGCTGGGAACGGACCTCGGCCGATGGCGGAAGTCGAGCTACAGCGCGGACCAGGGAAACTGCGTCGAAACCGCGCTGCGGGACAGCGGGGAGGTCAGGTTACGGGACTCCAGCCGGCCAAACGACACCACGCTGGGGTTTGGCCCGTGCGAGTGGACAGCTCTGCTCCAGCATGTGATGGGCGGGTGA
- a CDS encoding DUF7779 domain-containing protein: MRLLQLCSLLAPSPIPAFMFSPEVRLSGPPELMRLLEDRTRLNMAIRSLTRDSLARFDRKTERVSVHPLLAATVLHTMSSEERSFLAECASGMQAYSEVVRGEDRRLPRA; this comes from the coding sequence ATGCGGTTGCTGCAACTGTGCTCGCTCCTTGCGCCCAGTCCCATCCCCGCCTTCATGTTCAGCCCTGAGGTGAGGTTGTCCGGGCCGCCTGAACTGATGAGGTTGCTGGAGGACCGGACCAGACTGAACATGGCCATCCGGTCATTGACGCGCGACAGCCTGGCCCGGTTCGACCGTAAGACGGAGAGGGTCTCGGTACACCCTCTACTGGCGGCCACCGTGCTGCACACGATGAGCTCGGAAGAACGGAGTTTCCTGGCCGAGTGCGCCTCAGGTATGCAGGCGTATTCCGAAGTGGTTCGCGGTGAGGACCGCCGCCTGCCGAGAGCCTGA